A segment of the Marmota flaviventris isolate mMarFla1 chromosome 2, mMarFla1.hap1, whole genome shotgun sequence genome:
aaagacacttctcaaaaaaagaaatacaaatgaccaacaaatatatgaaaaaatgttcattgtcATTAACAGttatggaaatgaaaatcaaatctaaactgagatttcaactcactccagttagaatggcagtcatcaagaatacaaaaataataagtgctgaagaggatgtggagaaaaagaaacactgtgACACttttggtgggattgtaaattagtacaaccattatgggaatcagtatgaaggttcctcaaaagacttggcatggaaccaccatatgacccagctgtacctctcctcagtatttatcctgaggAATTAagatcatcatactacagtgatacatgcatacacatgtttatagcagcacaattcacaacagccaagctatggaacccaGTCTAGGTGtcttatcaacagatgaatgggggGCAggaatgtgttatatatacacagccatttcaaaaaatgaaattactgcatttgcaggaaaatggacggatctagagaccatcatgttaagaaAAATGAGTCAGACTCAGAAGGTTAatggtcatatgttttctctcatgtggaaatTTAGAGAGGAAAAACGAAAATAAAGGTGGGGCAGATCTCCTTAAAAGTCAAAAGGAGATCCATAAAGGAGAGAGACCAAAAACTGgaaggtgggaggaagggaggatgtGTTGGGAAGTGAAATTggccagattatattgttatattgtatacatatatgatgATGTAATAgtaaatcccatcaatatgtacgactggcctggcatggtggctggggaagctgaggcaggaggatcatgagttcaaagccagcctcagcaaaagcgaggcactaagcaactgccTCTGAGTTCCAActccagtacccccaaaaaatgtaCAACTGAAATGCCCCAataaatgtggggctggggaagaTATTGTGTTGCCAGGTCAATGCATAGCAGTTAACTGTTAATTCTGTTGAGTCTGTAGGTTCAACTGTTATGTCATCTTCTACATTCACCAGAcctgttgcctttttttttctccctggctTGAGTCAAGCATATTTATCCCACCAGACTTTTTGCTTTTGCTGTAGGTTAGTCTTTCTATCATTTGTACAAGATgatatgtaaaaatgtttattCCCAAATCTCATTTGCTTTGATTGACTTGGACTTCTCTCTGGATTTTCTGAGTACCTTACTAATATCATccaatttataatataaatattatttgtatgaCTTTTTAAACTCTTTTGGTACTATCAAGTAAATTATTTGTCCTTTTCTACAACTCTCTGAGGTGTGTAAGGCAAATAGATGCCCTTTTTACTGATGACAGAAACAAGGACAAAATCATTTAATTGCTCAAAATAATACTAGGAAATCAATGGTAAAACTAGGGCTAGACTCAGTTCTCCTGATTCCTATGTTGTATTTAcctttcaaaaagttaaaagaaggggttggtattgtggctcagtggtagagcacctgcttcacaatgtgaggcactggttttgatcctcagcaccacataaaaataaataaataaaataaagatattgtgtccatctacaagtaaaaaatatattttaaataaagaatttctaACTTACATTATAAGTGTTACATAGTCTTTATCCTGACTCTGAGGTTAAAGATGAGAAATGAGCAAAGACATATCATTTATGCTCATAGCTGGGCAGAATCAGGGATAAATTTCATTACTctcattattttctgttcttgAAATTACAGTTCCTTTTAACTACAACTCTAACCACTGTTACTTTCCATTATGGAAGGAAGAAGCAATATTTTACCTCTTGAAAAgtaatgttgaaataaaaactgTTTCCCTTGATAATTAGTGATTTTTCCTTCAGGCCCTTTAaagttatcttttttaaaataattttttagttatagatggacacaatatcttcactttatttatttttatgtggtgctgagtatcaaacctagtgcctcacacatgctaggcaggtactccaccactgagccataaccccagcccctaaagtcaTCTTTAGAAAACTAAAGTTAAAAGAAGGAgttggggctgtagttcagtggtaaagcgcctgcctcacacatgtgaggtgctgggtttgatcttcagtaccacataaaaataataactaatataACAACTAATTTGTTGTTCGTATCATGCATATTTACTGAAGAGCCACTGCTGTGGTATTTGGTAAAAGATTAGCTATGATTTTAACCAATGTTTGCCAATATttgcattaaaatagaaaattaaaatttcatactTTCTGTCTGCATGGAAAAATGCCAAAGTTTTAATTCTAATTGTTCATATACAACACATAAGCTAAAGTTTCTTGAGTGTTTACTCTTAGCCAGGCATTATTGCTAAACACTTTATGTTTACCGTAACCCTATAAAAGTAGCTACTATTTACATCCTGGCTTTATTTTCAACAGTAAATATTGTCTTCTGTCTCTCCTTCAGCTCCTGGAATTTCTGAGCAGCACTGGTCAGTACAAAATGGACCCTGTAGTCTTGAGTTATATGGACAGTCTTCTGCGGCAATCAGATGTCTCACTATTAGATCCTCCAAGCTGGCTCAATGACCATATTATTGGATTTGCCTTTGAGTACTTTGCCAACAGTCAGTTTTGTGACTGCTCTGACCACGTCTGCTTCATCAGCCCTGAAGTCACCCAGTTCATCAAATGCACTAGCAGCCCATCAGAAATTGCCATGTTCCTTCATCCCCTGGACCTTCCCCACAAGAAAGTTGTATTTTTAGCCATCAATGATAACTCTAATGAGGCAGCAGGGGGAACCCACTGGAGTTTGTTAGTTTATCTTCAAGATAAAAATAGCTTTTTTCATTATGATTCCCATAGCAGAAGCAACTCATTTCATGCAAAGCAGGTAGCAGAGAAACTGGAGGCTTTCTTAGGCAGAAAAGGAGACAAACTGGTCTTTGTGGAAGAGAAAGCCCCTGCTCAACAAAACAGCTATGACTGTGGGATGTACGTGATATGTAACACTGAGGCTTTGTGTCAGAACTTCTTTAGGCAACAGCCAGAATCACTACTGCAGCTACTTACCCCTACATACATcacaaagaagaggaaagaatggaaAGATCTCATTGCCAGACTTGCTAAAAATTAGCTATTGAAGAATATCTGTGACTTTTGAAGTCTCCTCTTTCTACCCTTCCCCATTTATTGAATGACCCCAGTCTCAGTGCCTGAGGGAAGATGCCTGGTAGAggaagcttaatttttttttttttttaagaatgtcatCTTCTGCATTATCCTAGTGGAAAGTTTCACGTTAACCCTGACTTGAGAGCAATATATTCTGTGAAAATGTCTTGAAGTTATGCACCAAAACCTTAAAACAATCTTAACATTTAATATACATGAGGTTCAAATAAGACTTGTGTTTTTATTGGTGTAAAATTAATTCACTTGGTCTCTCTTATCCACATAGGCTTATTCCAAAGGAAAAACAGTCATCTGTAAAACAAATCAAGTATATATGAAACATAGAGGAATGCAAGAGAATCATAGAAGAACCAAAAACTTGTTGCATGGCCTACATAATTAAAGAGTTCCATTTGTTGGAAACAGATCAAGGCCTAACTTAATTAATAGTATGAGAATCAGTTTTTCATCTCAGTGATATCTTCCATTCACTGTGCAAAGACTTTCCTGACTATCAGCATAATCTTtgcaaatatttgataaaaatgatGTTAGCCCATCTTGCTCCATCTGATACCTGGAATGCTCTAAGAAGGGAAATCTTGAGTATCTTTGTTAAAATAAATGGCTGTGGTGGATCTCTTAGTTTGCTCAGTAGACTTGCCACTCTAGATTGATAACAGCTTTTCTTTGCCTTGTTAGTCATACACACATTCTCTCCTTATGTCCAAAGGTCTTTGGTTCTAAAACTATAGCTGATAACTCCCCAAGATACCAGTTATTTCAGATAAATACTTTTGATTTTTGATAGCTATGGTTTTTACTCTATCCTTAATTTCACAGAACTGTCTTCAGTTATATCATGGTGATTTCAGGACTATTATCATGTCTGAAATTTAAAGTTGGTTTGTTTTCTAAATAGGAAGAAGAGTGATCTTTCTCAACCCACACACTTCATTCAAAATGCAgacaatgtaatttttaaaatggggaaccaaaaacaaaaatactattcACCCAAAACCACTGATgtgtttttttcagttgtttcaaaTAATTAACAATCAGATGATGAGTTGAATACACATATTAATTCTGTTCCTCATGAGAATTAGATTGCAGTACCTAGGGGACTCAAACTAAAGATTAGCTTCAGCTATGAAACTTCTTTCAACTACCTAACCCTGCCCCCAACTCTTAATGGC
Coding sequences within it:
- the Senp8 gene encoding sentrin-specific protease 8 isoform X1, which translates into the protein MDTPSKLLEFLSSTGQYKMDPVVLSYMDSLLRQSDVSLLDPPSWLNDHIIGFAFEYFANSQFCDCSDHVCFISPEVTQFIKCTSSPSEIAMFLHPLDLPHKKVVFLAINDNSNEAAGGTHWSLLVYLQDKNSFFHYDSHSRSNSFHAKQVAEKLEAFLGRKGDKLVFVEEKAPAQQNSYDCGMYVICNTEALCQNFFRQQPESLLQLLTPTYITKKRKEWKDLIARLAKN
- the Senp8 gene encoding sentrin-specific protease 8 isoform X2 gives rise to the protein MDPVVLSYMDSLLRQSDVSLLDPPSWLNDHIIGFAFEYFANSQFCDCSDHVCFISPEVTQFIKCTSSPSEIAMFLHPLDLPHKKVVFLAINDNSNEAAGGTHWSLLVYLQDKNSFFHYDSHSRSNSFHAKQVAEKLEAFLGRKGDKLVFVEEKAPAQQNSYDCGMYVICNTEALCQNFFRQQPESLLQLLTPTYITKKRKEWKDLIARLAKN